One region of Sulfurisphaera ohwakuensis genomic DNA includes:
- a CDS encoding FAD-dependent oxidoreductase: METLVVVGGGAAGMSASSRVRRLKPDMEIVVFESTKMVSHAPCGIPYFVEGLFNDENLFMTYTPQFFEEKRKIHVKTNTKVTDIDFDSRIVYGESREGKIKAEYDYLVISTGAIPRKIPVEDGNDRIFYAHHPANAVELRERLWSLNTIAIVGGGILGIEMTEALTHIGKKVILIHRSKYLLNKTIDTELGNIITQRVSKDAEVRLNESVETIKEGGRLVVTDKGKYQVDGTIIAIGVSPNVELVKDKIKLGETGAIKVDDHMKTNYREVYSAGDNTESVNIITKKPAWVPFAPVANKMGYVAGSNIGGHEMRFPGVVNTQITKYKEFYIGRVGLQEDEARLHGFKPISATISGKTRARYYPDAKDIHVKIIADENTKRILGAQIVGGEEVLGRIDMMAAAIMKGFTIEDTFFIEMGYLPAISRVWDPVIVAIRQLMKDE; encoded by the coding sequence AATGGTTAGTCATGCACCTTGTGGAATTCCTTATTTCGTTGAAGGATTATTTAATGACGAGAATCTTTTTATGACTTATACTCCACAATTTTTTGAAGAAAAGAGAAAAATTCATGTAAAAACTAATACGAAAGTAACAGATATTGATTTTGATTCCCGGATAGTATATGGGGAATCTAGAGAAGGAAAAATCAAAGCTGAATATGATTATTTAGTTATTAGTACGGGAGCTATACCTAGAAAAATTCCAGTTGAAGACGGAAATGATAGGATTTTTTATGCACATCATCCGGCTAATGCAGTAGAATTAAGAGAGAGACTTTGGTCTTTAAATACTATCGCAATAGTAGGAGGTGGAATATTAGGTATAGAAATGACGGAGGCACTAACTCATATAGGCAAAAAGGTAATTTTGATTCACAGGAGTAAGTATTTGCTAAATAAGACTATAGACACTGAACTGGGAAATATAATAACTCAAAGAGTTTCTAAAGATGCAGAAGTTAGGCTCAATGAGAGCGTTGAGACTATAAAGGAAGGAGGTAGGTTAGTAGTAACAGATAAGGGAAAGTACCAGGTAGATGGTACTATAATAGCAATAGGAGTCTCGCCAAATGTTGAACTTGTAAAAGATAAAATAAAACTAGGAGAGACTGGAGCTATAAAAGTTGATGATCACATGAAGACTAACTATAGGGAAGTTTATTCAGCTGGTGATAACACTGAATCAGTAAATATAATAACTAAAAAACCCGCATGGGTTCCTTTTGCACCAGTAGCTAATAAGATGGGTTATGTGGCTGGAAGTAATATAGGCGGTCATGAAATGAGATTCCCAGGAGTTGTGAATACCCAAATTACTAAGTATAAAGAATTTTATATAGGACGAGTGGGTTTACAAGAAGATGAGGCAAGGCTTCACGGATTTAAACCTATATCAGCAACTATAAGTGGGAAGACTAGAGCAAGATATTATCCTGATGCTAAAGATATTCATGTAAAGATTATAGCTGATGAAAATACGAAGAGAATTTTAGGTGCTCAAATCGTTGGTGGTGAAGAGGTACTAGGACGAATAGATATGATGGCTGCAGCGATAATGAAAGGCTTTACCATAGAAGATACATTCTTCATTGAGATGGGTTACTTACCAGCAATTAGTAGAGTTTGGGATCCAGTAATTGTAGCAATTAGACAACTTATGAAAGATGAGTAA